A single window of Mycolicibacterium madagascariense DNA harbors:
- a CDS encoding DUF4352 domain-containing protein: protein MTTPADWYPDPENPAGLRYWDGTRWTEYRAPAPYAPPREQDAPRQQEPAQPYDTHPRGAHDAPEPAVPPSSAWDAPMPSWDDPTRDPSQTESPASTTAFEKPAFESPASTTAFEAPPYETPASETPSFETPSYAGGPPYGAPPSYGPPGYGDVPPAGPPEQGVNKKLVAAILGGAAVILIAIAVVVVLVVGHHSGPTATSSGPTSTASSTSSTESSSATSPSASATAESPTPTPVPTPGEGSDGDYTFSVEGTETGDTITSSVSDTVQSSADGLFYVVYANVSNTGTAPLTFTAAFQQLTAAGTTYPVDDEATAFLGGTTATIAPGAKVQTPLVFDVPAGTVPDSIVLHADPTTPGVTLPLQ from the coding sequence ATGACCACACCTGCCGATTGGTACCCGGATCCGGAGAACCCGGCCGGTCTGCGGTACTGGGACGGCACCAGGTGGACCGAATACCGCGCCCCCGCGCCGTACGCGCCACCCCGCGAACAGGACGCCCCGCGGCAGCAGGAACCCGCACAGCCCTACGACACGCATCCGCGGGGAGCGCACGACGCTCCCGAACCGGCCGTGCCGCCGTCCTCGGCGTGGGATGCGCCGATGCCGTCCTGGGACGACCCCACGCGCGATCCGAGCCAGACCGAGTCGCCCGCGAGCACGACGGCATTCGAGAAGCCCGCGTTCGAGTCGCCGGCGAGCACGACGGCGTTCGAGGCGCCCCCCTACGAGACGCCCGCCTCCGAGACCCCGTCCTTCGAGACGCCCTCCTACGCGGGCGGGCCGCCGTATGGCGCGCCGCCGTCCTACGGCCCGCCCGGATACGGCGACGTCCCGCCCGCCGGTCCGCCCGAGCAGGGCGTCAACAAGAAGCTCGTGGCGGCCATCCTCGGCGGGGCCGCCGTCATCCTGATCGCCATCGCCGTGGTGGTCGTGCTCGTCGTGGGTCACCACAGTGGCCCGACCGCGACGTCGTCGGGCCCGACATCCACCGCGTCGTCGACCTCGTCGACCGAATCCTCCTCTGCCACTTCACCTTCGGCGTCCGCGACGGCGGAGTCGCCGACGCCGACCCCCGTGCCCACCCCTGGCGAGGGCAGCGACGGCGACTACACGTTCTCGGTGGAGGGCACCGAAACCGGCGACACCATCACCTCGTCGGTCAGCGACACCGTCCAGTCGTCCGCCGACGGCCTCTTCTACGTCGTGTACGCCAACGTGTCCAACACCGGCACGGCGCCGCTGACGTTCACCGCGGCCTTCCAGCAACTCACCGCGGCCGGGACGACCTACCCCGTCGACGACGAGGCCACCGCCTTCCTCGGCGGCACGACCGCCACGATCGCACCGGGCGCCAAGGTGCAGACGCCCCTGGTGTTCGACGTCCCGGCGGGCACGGTCCCGGACTCGATCGTGTTGCATGCCGACCCGACGACGCCGGGCGTCACGCTGCCGCTGCAGTAG
- a CDS encoding MBL fold metallo-hydrolase: MASPTDQDRLYFKQLLSGRDFAASDVIAQQMRNFAYLIGDRETGDCVVVDPAYAANDLLDALESDGMHLSGVLVSHHHPDHVGGSMMGFELKGLAELLERVSVPVHVNTHEADWVSRITGIPLGDLTSHEHGDKVAVGDVEIELLHTPGHTPGSQCFLLDGRLVAGDTLFLEGCGRTDFPGGNVDDMFRSLQALATLPGDPTVYPGHWYSADPSAPLSVVRASNYVYRASNLDQWRLAMGG, from the coding sequence ATGGCCAGCCCAACCGACCAGGACCGTCTGTACTTCAAGCAGCTGCTCTCCGGCAGGGACTTCGCCGCGAGCGACGTCATCGCCCAGCAGATGCGCAACTTCGCCTACCTCATCGGAGACCGCGAGACCGGCGACTGCGTCGTGGTCGATCCGGCCTACGCCGCCAACGATCTGCTCGACGCGCTGGAATCCGACGGCATGCACCTGTCCGGCGTGCTCGTCAGCCACCACCACCCCGACCACGTCGGCGGATCGATGATGGGCTTCGAACTCAAGGGTCTGGCCGAACTGTTGGAGCGCGTCAGCGTGCCGGTCCACGTCAACACCCACGAGGCCGACTGGGTCTCCCGCATCACCGGCATCCCGCTCGGCGACCTCACCTCCCACGAGCACGGCGACAAGGTCGCCGTCGGAGACGTCGAGATCGAATTGCTGCACACACCGGGACACACCCCGGGCAGCCAGTGCTTCCTGCTCGACGGCCGACTCGTCGCCGGCGACACCCTCTTCCTGGAGGGCTGCGGGCGCACCGACTTCCCCGGCGGCAACGTCGACGACATGTTCCGCAGCCTGCAGGCGCTGGCGACGCTGCCGGGCGACCCGACGGTGTACCCGGGCCACTGGTACTCCGCCGATCCGAGCGCCCCGCTGTCCGTCGTGCGGGCGTCGAACTACGTCTACCGCGCCAGCAATCTCGATCAGTGGCGTCTGGCGATGGGCGGTTGA
- the rpmG gene encoding 50S ribosomal protein L33, giving the protein MASSTDVRPKITLACEVCKHRNYITKKNRRNDPDRLEIKKFCPNCGTHRAHKESR; this is encoded by the coding sequence GTGGCCTCGAGTACAGACGTACGGCCCAAGATCACCTTGGCCTGTGAGGTGTGCAAGCACCGCAACTACATCACGAAGAAGAACCGGCGCAACGATCCCGATCGCCTCGAGATCAAGAAGTTCTGCCCGAACTGCGGCACGCACCGTGCGCACAAGGAATCGCGTTAG
- the hadA gene encoding (3R)-hydroxyacyl-ACP dehydratase subunit HadA encodes MPLSSSIIGMHYRYPDFYEVGREKVREYAVAVKNEDAAYHDEDAAAALGHDSLPAPLTFISVFGYQAQTAFFANANIGITDAQIVQVDQELKILLPIKVGDRLHCDVYVHAYRQAHGTDIIVTKNIITNDKGEAVQETYTTLAGRSDESGEGFSNGTA; translated from the coding sequence GTGCCGCTGTCCTCGAGCATCATCGGGATGCACTATCGCTATCCCGACTTCTACGAAGTCGGGCGCGAGAAGGTCCGCGAGTACGCCGTGGCGGTCAAGAACGAGGACGCCGCCTACCACGACGAGGATGCCGCGGCCGCCCTTGGGCACGACTCGCTGCCGGCGCCGCTGACCTTCATCTCGGTCTTCGGATACCAGGCGCAGACGGCCTTCTTCGCCAACGCGAACATCGGCATCACCGACGCGCAGATCGTGCAGGTCGACCAGGAGCTCAAGATCCTGCTCCCGATCAAGGTGGGCGACCGGCTGCACTGCGACGTCTACGTCCACGCCTACCGGCAGGCGCACGGGACCGACATCATCGTCACGAAGAACATCATCACCAACGACAAGGGTGAGGCCGTGCAGGAGACCTACACGACCCTGGCCGGTCGTTCGGACGAAAGCGGAGAGGGCTTTTCCAATGGCACTGCGTGA
- the hadB gene encoding (3R)-hydroxyacyl-ACP dehydratase subunit HadB → MALREFSSVQVGDQLPERVIPLTRTDLVNYAGVSGDLNPIHWDDDIAKQVGLDTAIAHGMLTMGLGGGYVTSWIGDPAAVTEYNVRFTAVVPVPNDGVGAEIVFSGRVKSVDPESKSIVIALSATTGGKKIFGRATATAKLA, encoded by the coding sequence ATGGCACTGCGTGAGTTCAGTTCGGTGCAGGTGGGTGACCAGCTGCCCGAGCGCGTCATCCCGTTGACCCGGACGGACCTGGTGAACTACGCCGGGGTGTCCGGCGACCTGAACCCGATCCACTGGGACGACGACATCGCCAAGCAGGTCGGTCTGGACACCGCGATCGCCCACGGCATGCTGACGATGGGCCTCGGGGGTGGCTACGTGACCTCCTGGATCGGCGATCCGGCCGCGGTGACCGAGTACAACGTGCGCTTCACCGCCGTCGTGCCCGTCCCCAACGACGGCGTCGGCGCCGAGATCGTGTTCAGTGGTCGCGTGAAATCCGTTGACCCCGAGAGCAAGTCGATCGTCATCGCACTGTCGGCCACCACGGGCGGGAAGAAGATCTTCGGACGCGCCACGGCAACAGCGAAGCTGGCGTAG
- the hadC gene encoding (3R)-hydroxyacyl-ACP dehydratase subunit HadC produces MPLKADVLGMVHHYPESFTIGREQVRQYARAIKADDPATFDEQAAAELGHDNIIASLTFPSILALLVQQDFFRKVDVGMTTMQIVQVDQKFVFHRPLKVGETLRASLEIQSVTERFGADIVVTRSVCVNEHGDVVLEGFTTLMGHEGDNSVQIQWDAESGQVVRTAAKD; encoded by the coding sequence GTGCCGCTCAAGGCCGACGTCCTTGGGATGGTCCACCACTATCCGGAAAGCTTCACCATCGGTCGCGAGCAGGTTCGCCAGTACGCGCGAGCGATCAAGGCCGACGACCCGGCCACCTTCGACGAGCAGGCCGCCGCCGAGCTCGGCCACGACAACATCATCGCGTCGCTGACCTTCCCGTCCATCCTGGCGCTGCTGGTGCAGCAGGACTTCTTCCGCAAGGTCGACGTCGGCATGACCACGATGCAGATCGTCCAGGTGGATCAGAAATTCGTCTTCCACCGGCCGCTCAAGGTGGGTGAGACGCTGCGGGCGTCGCTGGAGATTCAGTCGGTGACCGAGCGCTTCGGCGCCGACATCGTGGTCACGCGCAGCGTCTGCGTCAACGAGCACGGCGACGTCGTCCTCGAGGGTTTCACCACGCTGATGGGCCACGAGGGCGACAACTCGGTGCAGATCCAGTGGGATGCCGAGAGCGGTCAGGTCGTGCGTACCGCGGCGAAGGATTAG
- the secE gene encoding preprotein translocase subunit SecE, producing MSDERDDIDSDVDSVDSNSDGIDAGGDDVGVTRARSQTAVATRPQRPTGKRSRREITESEGIEAAPADAKNGNGKKPKTAKKSGPPRNPFSFIWNYLKQVVAELRKVIWPNRKQMISYTTVVLVFLAFMVALIGGVDLGLAKLITLVFG from the coding sequence GTGAGCGACGAGCGCGACGACATCGACTCCGACGTCGACTCCGTCGATTCCAACAGCGATGGCATCGATGCGGGCGGCGACGACGTCGGGGTGACGCGTGCCCGCAGCCAGACCGCGGTCGCCACGCGTCCGCAGCGACCCACCGGCAAGCGTTCGCGTCGGGAGATCACCGAGTCCGAGGGCATCGAGGCCGCGCCCGCCGATGCGAAGAACGGCAACGGCAAGAAGCCCAAGACCGCCAAGAAGTCGGGGCCGCCGCGCAACCCGTTCTCGTTCATCTGGAACTACCTGAAGCAGGTCGTCGCCGAGCTGCGCAAGGTCATCTGGCCCAACCGCAAGCAGATGATCAGCTACACGACCGTGGTGCTGGTGTTCCTGGCATTCATGGTTGCCTTGATCGGCGGGGTCGACCTCGGCCTCGCCAAACTCATCACGCTGGTCTTCGGCTGA
- the nusG gene encoding transcription termination/antitermination protein NusG: MTSFEGDTPSASAVSDARIEDADPTTVIASRTAESLESSTAEAVAEVGDDAPVTDDAPITDDAEAPAADEDEDEDPAVALKKDLRKRPGNWYVIHSYAGYENKVKANLETRVQNLDVGDFIFQVEVPTEEVTEIKNGQRKQVNRKVLPGYILVRMDLTDESWSAVRNTPGVTGFVGATSKPSPLTLDDVVKFLLPQGAAKKPAKSTSSAAAAAETGGIERPVVLVDFEVGESVTVMDGPFATLPASISEVNAEQQKLKVLVSIFGRETPVELTFTQVAKI; encoded by the coding sequence GTGACTTCCTTCGAGGGCGATACGCCTTCGGCGTCGGCTGTGTCCGACGCGCGCATCGAGGACGCCGACCCCACCACGGTGATCGCGAGCAGGACCGCGGAATCGCTGGAGTCGTCCACGGCTGAGGCCGTGGCCGAGGTCGGCGACGATGCACCGGTCACCGACGACGCACCGATCACCGACGACGCCGAGGCCCCCGCTGCCGACGAGGACGAGGACGAGGATCCCGCCGTCGCGCTGAAGAAGGATCTGCGCAAGCGGCCGGGCAACTGGTACGTCATCCACTCCTACGCCGGTTACGAGAACAAGGTGAAGGCCAACCTCGAGACCCGCGTGCAGAACCTCGACGTCGGTGACTTCATCTTCCAGGTGGAGGTTCCCACCGAAGAGGTCACCGAGATCAAGAACGGCCAGCGCAAGCAGGTCAATCGCAAGGTGCTGCCCGGCTACATCCTGGTCCGCATGGACCTGACCGACGAGTCGTGGAGCGCGGTGCGCAACACGCCCGGCGTCACCGGCTTCGTGGGTGCGACGTCCAAGCCGTCACCGCTGACCCTCGACGACGTCGTCAAGTTCCTGCTCCCGCAGGGTGCGGCGAAGAAGCCCGCCAAGTCCACGTCGTCGGCCGCGGCCGCTGCCGAGACCGGTGGAATCGAACGGCCCGTCGTGCTCGTTGACTTCGAGGTCGGCGAGTCCGTCACCGTCATGGACGGCCCGTTCGCGACGCTGCCCGCGTCGATCAGCGAGGTCAACGCCGAACAGCAGAAGCTCAAGGTGCTGGTGTCGATCTTCGGTCGTGAGACACCCGTCGAGCTGACCTTCACCCAGGTCGCCAAGATCTAA
- the rplK gene encoding 50S ribosomal protein L11, whose protein sequence is MPPKKKKITGLIKLQIQAGAANPAPPVGPALGQHGVNIMEFCKAYNAATESQRGNVIPVEITVYEDRSFTFALKTPPAAQLLLKAAGVQKGSGEPHKTKVAKVTWDQIREIAETKKEDLNANDIDAAAKIIAGTARSMGITVS, encoded by the coding sequence ATGCCCCCGAAGAAGAAGAAGATCACCGGGCTGATCAAGCTGCAGATCCAGGCCGGCGCGGCCAACCCCGCCCCGCCCGTTGGTCCCGCGCTCGGCCAGCACGGTGTCAACATCATGGAGTTCTGCAAGGCGTACAACGCCGCGACGGAATCCCAGCGCGGCAACGTCATCCCCGTGGAGATCACCGTCTACGAGGACCGCAGCTTCACCTTCGCCCTGAAGACCCCGCCCGCCGCGCAGCTGCTGCTGAAGGCCGCTGGCGTGCAGAAGGGCTCCGGCGAGCCGCACAAGACCAAGGTCGCAAAGGTCACGTGGGATCAGATCCGCGAGATCGCCGAGACCAAGAAGGAAGACCTCAACGCCAACGACATCGACGCCGCGGCGAAGATCATCGCCGGCACCGCCCGTTCGATGGGCATCACGGTCTCCTAG
- the rplA gene encoding 50S ribosomal protein L1, which translates to MSKTSKAYREAAEKIDRDNLYTPLEAAKLAKETSSKKQDATVEVAIRLGVDPRKADQMVRGTVNLPHGTGKTARVIVFAVGDKAEAALAAGADEVGSDDLIEKIQGGFLDFDAAIATPDQMAKVGRIARVLGPRGLMPNPKTGTVTPDVAKAVTDIKGGKINFRVDKQANLHFVIGKASFDEKSLAENYGAAIDEIMRAKPSSSKGRYLKKVVVSTTTGPGIQVDPQITRNFAEA; encoded by the coding sequence ATGAGCAAGACCAGCAAGGCATACCGCGAGGCCGCCGAGAAGATCGACCGCGACAACCTCTACACCCCGCTCGAGGCCGCGAAGTTGGCCAAGGAGACGTCCTCGAAGAAGCAGGACGCCACTGTCGAGGTCGCGATCCGTCTCGGTGTCGATCCCCGCAAGGCCGACCAGATGGTGCGCGGCACCGTCAACCTGCCCCACGGCACCGGCAAGACCGCCCGCGTCATCGTGTTCGCCGTTGGTGACAAGGCCGAGGCCGCTCTGGCCGCCGGCGCCGACGAGGTCGGCAGCGACGATCTGATCGAGAAGATCCAGGGCGGGTTCCTGGACTTCGACGCCGCCATCGCGACGCCCGATCAGATGGCGAAGGTCGGCCGCATCGCCCGTGTGCTCGGACCGCGTGGCCTGATGCCGAACCCGAAGACGGGCACCGTCACGCCTGACGTCGCCAAGGCCGTCACCGACATCAAGGGCGGCAAGATCAACTTCCGCGTCGACAAGCAGGCCAACCTGCACTTCGTGATCGGCAAGGCGTCGTTCGACGAGAAGTCGCTCGCCGAGAACTACGGCGCCGCGATCGACGAGATCATGCGGGCCAAGCCGTCGTCCTCGAAGGGCCGCTACCTGAAGAAGGTCGTCGTCTCGACCACGACGGGACCCGGCATTCAGGTGGACCCGCAGATCACCCGGAATTTCGCGGAGGCGTAG
- a CDS encoding M15 family metallopeptidase — protein sequence MIDVPSASADPPPVSPQAAAAGLVDVRTVVPDAMIDLRYATTDNFVGEQLYPTGARCLVHESLAPGLTVAANQLRAQGHVMVFWDCYRPHDVQVRMFQEVPNPNWVARPSDYARSHEAGRSVDVTIAGLDMGTGFDDFTPRALAYATDGVTAAQQANRAVLRSAMQAGGFAVYSGEWWHFDGPGAKDPRPILDVPVT from the coding sequence ATGATTGACGTCCCCTCGGCCTCTGCCGATCCGCCGCCGGTGTCACCCCAAGCCGCCGCGGCGGGGTTGGTCGACGTGCGCACCGTGGTGCCCGACGCGATGATCGACCTGCGGTACGCGACGACGGACAACTTCGTCGGCGAACAGCTCTACCCGACGGGAGCGCGGTGCCTGGTGCACGAGTCCCTCGCACCCGGGCTCACCGTTGCGGCGAATCAGCTACGCGCACAGGGGCATGTCATGGTGTTCTGGGATTGCTACCGCCCCCATGACGTGCAGGTGCGCATGTTCCAGGAGGTACCGAACCCGAATTGGGTTGCCCGGCCCAGTGATTACGCTCGCAGCCACGAGGCGGGCCGGTCGGTCGACGTCACGATCGCCGGGCTCGACATGGGCACCGGCTTCGACGACTTCACCCCGCGCGCTCTCGCCTATGCCACCGATGGGGTGACGGCTGCGCAGCAGGCCAACCGCGCCGTACTCCGATCGGCGATGCAGGCGGGTGGGTTCGCGGTCTATTCCGGCGAATGGTGGCACTTCGACGGGCCGGGCGCGAAGGACCCGCGGCCGATACTGGACGTGCCGGTGACCTAG
- a CDS encoding glycosyltransferase family 4 protein, with product MTKSVRQVHINGRWLGQPFTGVQRYSEEVASRLVESEEFDFVLHVPKGASVPAWAASNGVRVQHAPVTGVVYEQLYLPLATLGKFMLSFGGIPPVFKRRQVVTFHDATPFRFSRTFRFLFVAYYFIGFLILSRTAYRIMTVSEFSRDELAEVLRVSTSRFLVVPCSSDLAQKTVSQRPEMTSQDPTYLVVGTLARHKNLEAPIEALAASGRHVTVVGASGLASVFAGAAASFGPSVTVTKGLTDGELRWLYENAQALVFPSFYEGFGLPVLEAQTLGCPVITSDAASIPEVAGDGALYFNPSDLDELLRQVELLEHTPGERVRLVEQGRINAERFDWQKSADLVVELLRGVRC from the coding sequence ATGACAAAGAGCGTGCGCCAGGTCCACATCAACGGGCGGTGGCTGGGCCAGCCGTTCACCGGCGTCCAGAGATACTCGGAGGAGGTCGCGTCCCGGCTCGTCGAGTCCGAGGAATTCGACTTCGTCCTGCACGTGCCGAAGGGCGCAAGCGTCCCGGCATGGGCGGCGTCCAACGGCGTGCGCGTACAGCACGCACCCGTCACCGGCGTGGTGTACGAGCAGCTCTACCTGCCACTGGCGACACTGGGCAAGTTCATGCTCAGCTTCGGGGGCATCCCACCCGTCTTCAAGCGCCGCCAGGTCGTTACCTTCCACGACGCCACGCCCTTTCGCTTCTCGAGAACCTTCCGGTTCCTGTTCGTGGCCTATTACTTCATTGGCTTCCTCATATTGTCGCGGACCGCATACCGGATAATGACCGTGTCCGAGTTCAGTCGAGACGAGCTGGCAGAAGTGTTGCGGGTCAGCACTTCTCGGTTCCTCGTCGTCCCATGCAGTTCGGATCTCGCACAGAAGACCGTGAGCCAGCGACCCGAGATGACGAGCCAGGATCCGACGTACCTCGTCGTAGGCACGCTCGCCCGACACAAGAACCTGGAGGCGCCCATCGAGGCGCTGGCCGCGTCCGGACGACATGTCACGGTCGTGGGCGCATCAGGCCTGGCGAGTGTCTTCGCCGGGGCTGCCGCGTCCTTCGGGCCATCGGTCACGGTCACGAAGGGTCTGACCGACGGCGAACTGCGCTGGCTCTACGAGAACGCGCAGGCCCTCGTCTTCCCATCGTTCTACGAAGGTTTCGGTCTGCCCGTCTTGGAGGCCCAGACACTCGGGTGCCCCGTCATCACCTCGGACGCGGCCTCGATCCCGGAGGTGGCCGGCGATGGCGCCCTGTACTTCAACCCCTCCGATCTCGACGAACTGCTTCGGCAGGTCGAGCTGCTGGAGCACACGCCCGGCGAGCGGGTGCGGTTGGTGGAGCAGGGACGGATCAACGCCGAGCGGTTCGATTGGCAGAAGTCCGCAGATCTGGTGGTGGAATTGCTGCGCGGGGTGAGGTGCTGA
- a CDS encoding cellulase family glycosylhydrolase produces MGAATSCGGASDTKEPTKNTLHIGISYGGVLPSMTDDDVGQALDDAVGVGATWIRMDLSWAEAQPTPSNSYDWDRVERIFAQARQRHLDILPVLVDPPAWASAPGCSGNHCEPADPSQFAAFAGAAVSRFAPEGVHTWEIWNEPNSALFWQPAVDPAAYLELLKASTHAIRAADDKAFILLGGLTIGKSTNGNLSAADFLGQTPESPLKLVDALSVHPYTFPYPASRLGPWMTPWAQADSGLPYLRQVLAQGGMPNMPIWVTEYGAPTGGPKGVWDGSPGSLDQSPDHVSEEQQAIIAADAVATAAAEPVIHAMFWYTDRDLTAPLDSSEAYFGLRRADGSKKAAFQALADAVKRLDG; encoded by the coding sequence GTGGGTGCCGCGACGAGCTGCGGTGGTGCCAGCGACACCAAAGAGCCCACCAAAAACACTCTGCACATTGGTATTTCGTACGGCGGTGTTCTGCCGTCGATGACCGACGACGACGTTGGGCAAGCGCTCGACGACGCCGTGGGGGTGGGAGCGACCTGGATACGAATGGACCTGTCCTGGGCCGAGGCGCAGCCCACGCCGTCGAATTCCTACGACTGGGACCGCGTCGAACGCATCTTCGCCCAAGCACGCCAGCGGCATCTCGACATACTGCCCGTCCTCGTCGACCCGCCGGCGTGGGCCAGCGCACCAGGCTGCTCCGGTAATCACTGCGAACCCGCCGACCCGTCTCAGTTCGCCGCGTTCGCCGGTGCGGCGGTGTCCCGATTCGCTCCGGAGGGCGTACACACGTGGGAAATCTGGAACGAGCCGAACTCGGCGTTGTTCTGGCAACCCGCGGTCGACCCGGCGGCGTACTTGGAACTGCTCAAGGCATCCACGCACGCGATCCGCGCCGCCGATGACAAGGCCTTTATCCTGTTGGGCGGCTTGACGATTGGGAAGAGTACCAATGGCAACCTCTCGGCGGCGGACTTCCTAGGCCAGACGCCGGAGTCACCCCTCAAGCTCGTCGATGCCCTGTCCGTGCATCCCTACACGTTTCCCTACCCGGCCAGTCGGCTTGGGCCATGGATGACGCCGTGGGCGCAGGCCGACTCCGGGCTGCCCTATCTGCGTCAAGTGCTCGCGCAGGGCGGAATGCCGAACATGCCCATCTGGGTGACGGAGTACGGCGCGCCCACGGGTGGACCCAAGGGTGTCTGGGACGGTTCTCCCGGTTCTCTGGACCAGTCACCCGATCACGTGTCCGAAGAGCAGCAGGCGATCATCGCGGCCGACGCGGTCGCGACGGCGGCCGCTGAACCGGTCATCCACGCGATGTTCTGGTACACCGATCGCGACCTCACTGCGCCGCTGGACAGTAGCGAGGCGTACTTCGGGCTGCGCCGGGCGGACGGTTCCAAGAAGGCCGCCTTCCAGGCCCTCGCTGACGCCGTGAAACGACTCGATGGATGA
- a CDS encoding glycosyltransferase family 2 protein, with product MRLLSIVIPALNEAENIPRVMATIPLAAFEKAGWDVEFIVVDNGSVDGTGHIAAAHHARVVRRSVRGYGSAYRAGLAAARGDLIVTGDADCTYPFDAVPELLAHFESKQLDFLSTNRLGTRDRQAMKRSHMYANHALTGLSRTLFRSPFRDSQSGMWIFRREILDHLDLRSNGMAFSQEIKHEAYLKGFRCDEVAIEYRVRGGSVKLNAWRDGVVNTSQLFSHRVRGRRLPAWGALTEVGTTVLANSDLADVATRSTSMMKDLTETVVIEQPTQLLKPTLMSAQNPDKTPKTTDASGDCEEMAV from the coding sequence ATGCGATTGCTGTCCATCGTCATCCCGGCCCTCAACGAGGCCGAGAACATTCCGCGGGTCATGGCGACGATCCCGCTGGCCGCCTTCGAGAAGGCAGGCTGGGACGTCGAGTTCATCGTCGTGGACAACGGCTCGGTGGACGGCACGGGACACATCGCCGCCGCGCACCACGCACGTGTGGTGCGGCGGTCGGTCCGCGGTTACGGCAGCGCATACCGCGCCGGCCTGGCCGCAGCACGTGGCGATCTCATCGTCACGGGTGACGCCGACTGCACCTACCCCTTCGACGCCGTCCCAGAGTTGTTGGCGCACTTCGAAAGCAAGCAACTCGACTTCCTGTCGACCAACCGACTGGGCACCAGGGACCGCCAAGCCATGAAGCGGTCGCACATGTACGCCAATCATGCGCTGACCGGTCTGAGCCGCACGCTGTTCCGATCGCCGTTCCGCGACTCGCAGTCGGGTATGTGGATCTTCCGCAGGGAGATCCTGGACCATCTCGACCTGCGGTCGAACGGTATGGCGTTCTCACAGGAGATCAAGCACGAGGCCTATCTCAAGGGATTTCGGTGCGACGAGGTCGCCATCGAGTACCGGGTGCGGGGTGGGTCGGTGAAGCTCAACGCGTGGCGAGACGGTGTCGTCAACACCTCGCAGTTGTTCTCGCATCGGGTTCGCGGCCGCAGGCTGCCGGCATGGGGCGCCCTCACCGAGGTGGGCACCACCGTTCTGGCGAACTCCGACCTCGCCGACGTCGCGACCCGATCGACGTCGATGATGAAGGATCTGACCGAGACGGTGGTCATCGAGCAGCCGACCCAGCTGCTGAAGCCCACTCTGATGTCAGCTCAAAACCCGGACAAGACGCCGAAAACCACTGACGCGTCCGGGGATTGCGAAGAGATGGCGGTCTAG